A window of the Streptomyces sp. Ag109_O5-10 genome harbors these coding sequences:
- a CDS encoding helix-turn-helix transcriptional regulator — MPLHHAVLALLTRRPNHGYELKARFEEAIGPQWGGLNIGHLYQILERLVRDGYVSRSQVAQTDRPDKNLYTLTEAGEAELRSWATTAWVRVGGFRDELFLKLLGASALGPQALTTLIEAQRQTYLSELAGLARRRRAHADEPLVAVLIDAAIAHTKADLGLLDSAAQHLGPLAAAQGGAGEADGQGGFGGTGGSRAESA, encoded by the coding sequence ATGCCGCTCCACCACGCCGTGCTCGCGCTGCTGACCCGGCGGCCGAATCACGGATACGAACTCAAGGCCCGCTTCGAGGAGGCCATCGGCCCGCAGTGGGGTGGCCTGAACATCGGTCACCTCTACCAGATCCTCGAACGGCTGGTCCGGGACGGCTATGTCTCGCGCTCGCAGGTCGCGCAGACCGACCGGCCCGACAAGAACCTCTACACGCTCACCGAGGCGGGCGAGGCCGAACTGCGCTCCTGGGCGACCACCGCCTGGGTGCGCGTCGGCGGCTTCCGCGACGAACTGTTCCTGAAGCTCCTCGGCGCCTCCGCCCTGGGCCCGCAGGCCCTGACCACGCTGATCGAGGCGCAACGGCAGACGTACCTGTCCGAACTGGCGGGCCTGGCCCGCCGGCGCCGGGCCCACGCCGACGAGCCGCTGGTCGCCGTCCTGATCGACGCCGCCATCGCCCACACCAAGGCCGACCTCGGACTCCTGGACAGCGCCGCACAGCATCTGGGACCGCTCGCGGCGGCGCAGGGCGGGGCCGGGGAGGCCGACGGCCAAGGCGGCTTCGGCGGGACGGGCGGCTCCCGCGCGGAGTCCGCCTGA
- a CDS encoding DEAD/DEAH box helicase — translation MTVTLRPHQAEAVDAALRHLCEQPGRGIPPEGLRTQVIAATGSGKTLIGVTAAGRLSARRVLVLVPTLDLLLQTAAVWQAGGRRGAMIGVCSLRGADSQGVPCTTDPDELIAWTAGDEAVTVFATYASVGVGTLQQAHAAGLPVWDLMVVDEAHRVSGDAGKPWAAVHDQAQVPAVRRLYMTATARVWEAGGGGERPRLVASMDEDSEVFGPVAYKLKLSEAIRLGLVAPYQVLCLDIRDPHLYAAMTTEATGSDAVRGARLAAVQTGLMRAAVEERFRRVLSFHSRVGEAEAMAAAVPVTAGRLAEDDPQTFPPAEQVWAQWLYGEHAPAHRHRVLEEFASDFLGGAGFEGRNVRAELRVLSSVRVLGEGVDTAECDAVLFADARGSMVDIVQMVGRALRMRPGVGKLATLIVPVFLGEDEDADELLTSDAYGTLAKILGALRAHDTETIEALADPRVRNARPATSEDGGGQDQGDDHDDEDGEDGGQEQDVVRVGAAAAGVLRFSEERDPAALAQFVRLRVIDPEAAYWRRGIEAATRWRRETGNTELRVPYTYVTPQDWPAIGGHPLGVWVADQRRYYAAGTLEAARVAELEALGMVWSVQASAWDAGLAVARSYAAVHGHLLPPTGAVWGGDNFPVGVWLKNQRAAARKAAENTERRAAGETGVSYAGELPQARTAALADLDPGWCPAWEIGWQRSYRLVLAHVKAGGTLPGGPGELIVQGEDLGVWVTGQRAGWERLMPAQQWLLESVGIEPAAEGGAPRPQDARWNANLTAARQFHAREGHLQVPRKAVEIVDGEEYKLGAWLDNTRRRAAKLSPQRRTALDALGMRW, via the coding sequence GTGACCGTCACGCTGCGCCCGCATCAGGCCGAGGCCGTCGACGCGGCCCTGCGGCACCTCTGCGAACAGCCCGGCCGGGGCATCCCGCCCGAGGGCTTGCGCACCCAGGTCATCGCCGCCACCGGTTCCGGCAAGACCCTGATCGGCGTGACGGCAGCCGGCCGCCTGTCCGCACGCCGGGTCCTGGTCCTGGTCCCGACCCTGGACCTGCTGCTGCAGACGGCCGCCGTCTGGCAGGCGGGCGGGCGACGCGGGGCGATGATCGGGGTGTGCTCGCTGCGGGGTGCCGACAGTCAGGGCGTGCCATGCACGACGGACCCGGACGAACTGATCGCGTGGACCGCTGGCGATGAGGCCGTGACCGTGTTCGCGACGTACGCGTCAGTGGGTGTGGGGACGCTTCAGCAGGCTCATGCTGCGGGTCTGCCGGTGTGGGACCTGATGGTCGTGGACGAGGCCCACCGGGTCAGCGGTGACGCCGGGAAGCCGTGGGCGGCCGTGCACGACCAGGCCCAAGTCCCCGCTGTGCGGCGGCTGTACATGACCGCCACGGCACGCGTGTGGGAAGCAGGTGGCGGCGGGGAGCGGCCGCGGCTGGTCGCCTCGATGGATGAGGACTCCGAGGTGTTCGGGCCGGTCGCCTACAAGCTGAAGCTGTCCGAGGCGATCCGGCTCGGTTTGGTGGCGCCCTATCAGGTGCTGTGCCTGGACATCCGCGACCCCCACCTCTACGCCGCGATGACGACCGAGGCGACCGGCTCCGACGCGGTCCGCGGGGCCCGGCTGGCGGCCGTGCAGACCGGGCTGATGCGGGCGGCCGTTGAGGAGCGGTTCAGGCGGGTGCTGTCCTTCCACAGCCGGGTCGGCGAGGCGGAGGCGATGGCGGCCGCCGTGCCGGTGACCGCAGGCCGCCTCGCCGAGGACGACCCGCAGACGTTCCCGCCGGCCGAGCAGGTGTGGGCGCAGTGGCTGTACGGCGAGCACGCCCCCGCCCACCGCCACCGCGTCCTGGAGGAATTCGCGTCCGACTTCCTCGGGGGTGCCGGTTTTGAGGGCCGGAATGTGCGCGCGGAACTGCGTGTCCTTTCGTCGGTGCGTGTTCTGGGTGAAGGCGTCGACACGGCCGAGTGTGACGCGGTGCTTTTCGCGGATGCGCGCGGCTCGATGGTGGATATCGTGCAGATGGTCGGGCGTGCTCTGCGGATGCGTCCTGGGGTCGGGAAACTCGCCACTCTGATCGTTCCGGTATTCCTCGGCGAGGATGAGGACGCGGACGAACTGCTCACCTCGGATGCGTACGGGACCCTCGCGAAGATCCTCGGGGCGCTCCGCGCGCACGACACGGAGACGATCGAGGCGCTCGCCGATCCCCGGGTCCGCAACGCCCGTCCGGCGACGAGTGAGGACGGCGGCGGCCAGGACCAGGGCGACGACCACGACGACGAGGACGGCGAGGACGGCGGCCAGGAGCAGGACGTCGTCCGGGTCGGTGCCGCGGCGGCCGGGGTCCTCAGGTTCAGCGAGGAACGCGACCCGGCCGCCCTCGCCCAGTTCGTCCGGCTCCGGGTCATCGACCCCGAGGCCGCGTACTGGCGGCGCGGCATCGAGGCCGCCACCCGGTGGCGGCGGGAGACCGGCAACACCGAACTGCGGGTGCCGTACACGTACGTCACGCCGCAGGACTGGCCGGCGATCGGCGGGCATCCGCTCGGGGTGTGGGTGGCCGACCAACGCCGCTACTACGCGGCCGGGACCCTGGAGGCGGCCCGCGTCGCCGAGCTGGAGGCACTGGGGATGGTGTGGTCGGTGCAGGCGTCCGCGTGGGACGCCGGCCTCGCCGTCGCCCGGTCGTACGCCGCAGTGCACGGGCATCTCCTCCCGCCCACCGGGGCGGTGTGGGGCGGCGACAACTTCCCCGTCGGTGTCTGGCTGAAGAACCAGCGCGCAGCGGCCCGCAAGGCGGCCGAGAACACCGAACGACGCGCCGCCGGGGAAACAGGCGTCTCCTACGCCGGAGAGCTGCCACAGGCTCGTACGGCGGCTCTGGCCGACCTGGACCCCGGATGGTGCCCGGCATGGGAGATCGGATGGCAGCGCAGCTACCGGCTCGTGCTCGCTCACGTGAAGGCCGGCGGCACGCTCCCGGGCGGACCCGGTGAACTCATCGTCCAGGGCGAGGACCTGGGGGTGTGGGTGACCGGGCAGCGGGCCGGGTGGGAACGGCTCATGCCCGCGCAGCAGTGGCTCCTGGAATCGGTCGGCATCGAGCCCGCCGCCGAGGGCGGGGCGCCCCGGCCGCAGGACGCCCGATGGAACGCCAACCTCACCGCCGCCCGCCAGTTCCACGCCCGGGAGGGACATCTCCAGGTACCCCGCAAGGCGGTAGAGATCGTGGACGGCGAGGAGTACAAGCTCGGGGCATGGCTCGACAACACCCGCCGCAGAGCCGCCAAGCTCAGCCCCCAGCGGCGTACGGCGCTGGACGCGCTCGGCATGCGCTGGTAG
- a CDS encoding IS4 family transposase has protein sequence MRVHSALPSAVTAITRTVTVAAGRFAPGHLGELTALVPFELVDSVLTETRTVQRRLRDLPSRVGMYFLLAMCLFPEVGYRLVWDKLTSGLAGIPVASPSSKALRDLRRRLGAAPVRSLFEVLAGPLARPTTPGVRLGAYRTVSFDGCSSLRVPDSPRNRAWLGRTAHHGYPTLELMTLVETGTRSLIGAVFGPTDEGETAYACRLLHLLRPDMLVLWDKGFDANAFLAQATATGAKVLGRLRSNRRTPVLARLDDGSYLSVIGTVNVRVIDAEVTVTCADGTVFAGSYRLVTTLTNARRHPATVLINLYHERWEQESAYYALRHTIMAGRNLRSGDPAGLEQEMWALLTLYQALRAVMVEAAESVPGTDPDRCCFTVALQTARDQVVQAVGIVPDERGCLGLIGRRVLARLLAPRRHRTSTRKVKSPMSRYSERRDDGRPDRSRAITDLAVTVLEPGPEQPPLPTASRDDRYIAPVQRRRHRVLALLQDDPTRLWRPAEIAAHFGDITLHTMYRQLSRWANTGLIHKLGPGLYAATAWTSTPLPPAQTG, from the coding sequence TTGCGGGTTCATTCTGCCCTGCCGTCCGCGGTGACGGCCATCACTCGTACGGTGACCGTGGCCGCGGGCCGGTTCGCTCCGGGGCACTTGGGAGAGCTGACCGCCTTGGTGCCGTTCGAGCTCGTGGACTCGGTGCTGACGGAGACGCGGACGGTGCAGCGGCGGCTGCGTGATCTGCCGTCCCGGGTCGGGATGTACTTCCTGCTTGCAATGTGTCTGTTCCCCGAGGTCGGCTACCGGCTGGTCTGGGACAAGCTCACCAGCGGCCTGGCCGGGATACCGGTGGCCTCACCGAGTTCGAAGGCCCTGCGGGACCTTCGCCGGCGGCTGGGGGCCGCGCCGGTGCGGTCGCTGTTCGAGGTGCTTGCCGGGCCGCTGGCCCGCCCGACCACGCCGGGTGTGCGTCTCGGCGCCTACCGGACCGTGTCCTTCGACGGCTGCAGCTCGCTGCGAGTGCCCGATTCACCCCGCAACCGGGCCTGGCTGGGGCGGACGGCCCATCACGGTTATCCCACGCTGGAGCTGATGACGCTGGTCGAGACCGGGACGAGGTCCCTGATCGGCGCGGTGTTCGGCCCTACCGACGAGGGCGAGACCGCCTACGCCTGCCGACTGCTGCACCTGCTGAGGCCGGACATGCTGGTGCTGTGGGACAAGGGCTTCGACGCCAACGCCTTCCTCGCCCAGGCGACCGCGACCGGCGCGAAGGTACTGGGCCGACTCCGCAGCAACCGGCGCACCCCGGTCCTGGCCCGTCTCGACGACGGCTCCTATCTGTCGGTGATCGGCACCGTCAACGTCCGGGTCATTGATGCCGAGGTCACGGTGACCTGTGCCGACGGCACCGTCTTCGCCGGCTCCTACCGGCTGGTCACCACCTTGACCAACGCCCGCCGACACCCCGCGACAGTGCTGATCAACCTCTACCACGAGCGCTGGGAACAGGAGAGCGCGTACTACGCGCTCCGCCACACGATCATGGCAGGCCGGAACCTCCGCTCGGGCGACCCCGCCGGCCTCGAGCAGGAGATGTGGGCTCTGCTCACGCTCTACCAGGCCCTACGGGCCGTGATGGTCGAGGCCGCCGAGTCCGTCCCCGGCACCGACCCCGATCGCTGCTGCTTCACCGTGGCACTCCAGACCGCCCGCGACCAGGTCGTCCAAGCCGTCGGGATCGTTCCCGACGAGCGCGGATGCCTCGGACTGATCGGCCGCCGGGTACTGGCCCGCCTCCTTGCGCCCCGCCGCCACCGGACCAGCACCCGCAAGGTCAAGTCGCCGATGTCCCGCTACAGCGAGCGACGCGACGACGGCCGCCCAGATCGCAGCCGCGCCATCACCGACCTCGCCGTCACCGTCCTCGAACCCGGCCCCGAACAGCCACCTCTGCCCACGGCCTCCCGAGACGACCGCTACATCGCCCCAGTTCAGCGCCGACGTCATCGCGTCCTCGCCCTGCTGCAGGACGACCCGACTCGCCTATGGAGACCCGCGGAGATCGCCGCCCACTTCGGCGACATCACCCTGCACACCATGTATCGGCAGCTGTCCCGATGGGCCAACACCGGACTCATACACAAGCTCGGACCGGGCCTCTACGCAGCCACAGCCTGGACCTCAACCCCCTTGCCACCAGCACAAACAGGCTAA
- a CDS encoding IS30 family transposase, with the protein MGVGNRQRAAREYRGQMPSPGRPSVAWREDRVRFWQAIARGLSSVDAAAAIEVSPAVGSRWFRHAGGVNPCLAPTVSGRYLSFAEREEIALLRARDVGVRAIARRLGRSPSTISRELRRNASTRTYHLEYRASLAQWHAERRAQRPKTAKLVANQRLHDYVQDRLAGTLVHAVGGRTIAGPQVAPWKGRNKPRRQDRLWATAWSPEQISQRLKADFPDDESMRISPEAIYQALYVQGRGALKRELVACLRTGRSLRVPRERSRQSIRGHVTADVLISERPAEAEDRAVPGHWEGDLIIGTGRSAIGTLVERSTRFTMLLHLPRMEGFGTEPRTKNGPALAGRGAEAVKDAITATITTLPEQLRRSLTWDRGTELAQHAQLRIDSGLQVYFADPHSPWQRGTNENTNGLLRQYFPKGTDLSRWDADELQAVAFTVNNRPRKTLGWKTPAEALNEHLLSLQVAGVATTD; encoded by the coding sequence ATGGGTGTGGGGAATCGGCAGCGGGCGGCGCGGGAGTATCGCGGGCAGATGCCTTCGCCGGGTCGTCCGAGTGTCGCCTGGCGTGAGGACCGGGTCAGGTTCTGGCAGGCGATCGCGCGGGGGTTGAGCTCGGTGGACGCGGCGGCCGCGATCGAGGTCTCCCCGGCAGTGGGATCACGGTGGTTTCGGCATGCTGGCGGGGTGAATCCGTGTCTTGCCCCGACAGTCTCGGGCCGATACCTGTCGTTCGCCGAGCGGGAGGAGATCGCTCTGCTACGTGCACGAGACGTCGGCGTCCGTGCGATCGCGCGGCGTCTGGGGCGTTCGCCCTCGACGATCTCGCGGGAGCTGCGGCGCAACGCCTCGACTCGGACCTACCACCTGGAGTACCGGGCCTCGCTGGCGCAGTGGCATGCCGAGCGGCGTGCGCAGCGGCCGAAGACCGCGAAGCTGGTGGCCAACCAGCGCCTGCACGACTACGTCCAGGACCGGCTGGCCGGAACCCTCGTCCATGCCGTGGGCGGGAGGACCATTGCGGGTCCGCAGGTGGCGCCGTGGAAAGGCCGGAACAAGCCGAGGCGGCAGGACCGCCTCTGGGCCACAGCGTGGAGCCCGGAGCAGATATCGCAGCGGCTGAAGGCGGACTTCCCCGATGATGAGTCCATGCGCATCTCCCCGGAGGCGATCTACCAGGCTCTTTACGTCCAGGGGCGCGGGGCGCTCAAGCGAGAGCTGGTCGCCTGCCTGCGTACTGGACGGTCACTACGCGTCCCGCGGGAACGCTCCAGGCAGAGCATCCGCGGGCATGTGACCGCCGACGTGCTGATCAGCGAGCGGCCCGCTGAGGCCGAGGACCGGGCCGTCCCGGGCCACTGGGAAGGCGATCTCATCATCGGCACTGGCCGGTCCGCGATCGGCACGCTCGTGGAGCGCAGCACCAGGTTCACGATGCTGCTGCACCTGCCCCGGATGGAAGGCTTCGGCACCGAACCGCGCACCAAGAACGGGCCCGCATTGGCCGGCCGGGGCGCCGAGGCCGTGAAGGACGCGATCACCGCCACGATCACCACGCTGCCCGAACAGCTGCGCAGGTCACTGACCTGGGATCGCGGCACGGAACTGGCCCAGCATGCCCAACTCCGCATCGACAGCGGGCTGCAGGTCTACTTCGCCGACCCCCACAGCCCCTGGCAGCGCGGCACCAATGAGAATACGAATGGCCTGTTGCGCCAGTATTTTCCCAAGGGCACGGACCTGTCCCGCTGGGACGCCGACGAGCTCCAGGCCGTCGCCTTCACCGTCAACAACAGACCCCGCAAAACTCTCGGATGGAAGACACCCGCCGAGGCCCTCAATGAGCACCTACTATCTCTTCAGGTAGCTGGTGTTGCGACGACCGATTGA
- a CDS encoding NADP-dependent oxidoreductase, translating to MKAVGVSRFGGPEALEIFEIPEPHAGPGQVRIRVHAATVNPGDRYLRNGAVAHLAPGPPYIPGMETAGVLDEIGPESVTGLRVGDRVTVMTMPLMEHAGGYAEYVVLPASWVVRAPAGVTYAQAATLPMNGLTARQALDLLALTPGQTLAVIGAAGVVGGYAVQLAKADGLTVIADASPADRELVHALGADTVIPRGDAVTDHILREAPGGVHGLLDAAVLGSATLAPAVRPGGGIAVLLGEGAKAMPPGELGRRSVRLHPVNVPDSLGDHVRLDRLRAQAEDGVLTLRVAGTFPPEQASDAHRLLEAGGVRGRLVLRFREEDADG from the coding sequence ATGAAAGCCGTCGGAGTGTCCCGCTTCGGAGGACCGGAAGCCTTGGAGATCTTCGAGATTCCCGAGCCGCACGCCGGTCCCGGCCAGGTCCGCATTCGGGTCCACGCCGCGACCGTCAACCCGGGGGACCGCTACCTGCGCAACGGAGCGGTCGCCCACCTGGCGCCGGGACCGCCTTACATCCCCGGCATGGAGACGGCCGGCGTACTGGACGAGATCGGTCCAGAGTCGGTGACCGGCCTGCGCGTCGGTGACCGGGTGACGGTCATGACCATGCCGCTCATGGAACACGCCGGCGGCTACGCCGAATACGTGGTCCTCCCCGCCAGCTGGGTCGTCCGTGCACCGGCCGGCGTCACATACGCCCAGGCCGCGACCCTCCCCATGAACGGCCTCACCGCCAGGCAGGCCCTCGACCTGCTCGCCCTGACCCCGGGACAGACCCTCGCCGTCATCGGCGCGGCCGGCGTCGTCGGTGGATACGCCGTCCAGCTTGCCAAGGCCGACGGCCTCACCGTCATCGCCGACGCCTCACCCGCCGACCGGGAGCTCGTGCACGCGCTCGGCGCCGACACCGTGATACCCCGCGGCGATGCCGTCACCGACCACATCCTGCGGGAGGCCCCCGGCGGCGTGCACGGCCTCCTGGACGCAGCCGTCCTCGGCTCGGCCACCCTCGCACCCGCGGTCCGGCCCGGCGGAGGGATCGCCGTACTGCTCGGCGAAGGCGCCAAAGCCATGCCGCCCGGCGAACTCGGCCGCCGTTCCGTCCGCCTGCACCCGGTCAACGTCCCCGACTCTCTCGGCGACCACGTCCGGCTCGACCGCCTGCGCGCCCAGGCGGAGGACGGCGTCCTCACCTTGCGGGTCGCCGGGACCTTTCCTCCGGAACAGGCTTCCGACGCCCATCGCCTCCTCGAGGCCGGGGGCGTTCGCGGCCGCCTCGTCCTGCGGTTCCGGGAGGAGGACGCGGACGGGTGA
- a CDS encoding nuclear transport factor 2 family protein, producing the protein MTSDRSKTPSGRRFSKRAGMVTAAALLLAGGVATGTATASSHHSHDDKASSASTASTVRTLADIQDIEKLKARYFQDIDTKQWADLQALFTPDAHINTGQEFNSPAELVKATKTLIADAPTAHQGLLPNITVKGDTATGTWVMEDYVNLKAGGGFHGYGQYHDTYQRIDGRWYITGSVLERYRMDTLPDTGPYQAPQKTD; encoded by the coding sequence ATGACTTCCGACCGCAGCAAGACTCCCTCCGGCCGACGGTTCTCCAAGCGGGCGGGCATGGTGACGGCCGCCGCCCTTCTCCTGGCCGGAGGAGTGGCGACCGGTACCGCGACGGCCAGTTCGCACCACTCGCACGACGACAAGGCCAGCAGCGCTTCCACCGCCTCGACCGTCCGCACCCTCGCGGACATCCAGGACATCGAGAAGCTGAAGGCCCGCTACTTCCAGGACATCGACACCAAGCAGTGGGCCGATCTCCAGGCGCTGTTCACGCCCGACGCGCACATCAACACCGGCCAGGAATTCAACAGCCCGGCGGAACTGGTCAAGGCCACCAAGACCCTGATCGCCGACGCCCCCACCGCACACCAGGGCCTCCTTCCGAACATCACGGTCAAGGGGGACACGGCAACCGGCACCTGGGTCATGGAGGACTACGTCAACCTGAAGGCAGGCGGCGGGTTCCACGGCTACGGCCAGTACCACGACACCTACCAGCGCATCGACGGACGTTGGTACATCACTGGATCGGTGCTGGAGCGGTACCGCATGGACACCCTCCCCGACACGGGCCCCTACCAGGCCCCGCAGAAGACCGACTGA